The Archangium primigenium genomic interval GATCTGGAACCTACGGGAGGCGGGGCAAGGACTTCAAGCACAGCGGGAGGCGGTGGATCATTCCCACCGCCCCCGCTCCGCCATCGACCAGGCGGCCTCAATCCGCGATCGGGCTCTCCTCGGACGCCTCGGGGGGCGCGGAGGCCTCGGCCGCCTTGAGCGCCTTGGCCGCCTGCTGGGCGGCGTCGAAGCGATCGTAGGCCCGGATGACTTCCTGCACGAGCGGGTGGCGGACCACGTCCACGTCCGAGAACTCGGAGATGGTGATGCCCTCGATGTTGCGCAGGATGGAGCGCGCGTGGTGCAGGCCGCTCGTCTTGCCGCTGGGCAGGTCCACCTGGGTCACGTCGCCGGTGATCACCGCCTTGCTGTTGTAGCCCAGGCGCGTGAGGAACATCTTCATCTGCTCGACGGTGGTGTTCTGCGCCTCGTCGAGGATGACGAAGGAGTCATTGAGGGTGCGGCCGCGCATGAACGCGAGCGGGGCCACCTCCACCACGCCCTGCTCGATGAATTGGTTGGCGCGCTCGACGGGCATCATGTCGTGGAGCGCGTCGTAGAGCGGGCGCAGGTACGGGTTGACCTTCTCGGCCAGGTCTCCGGGCAGGAAGCCGAGCTTCTCGCCCGCCTCCACCGCCGGACGCGCCAGCACGATGCGCTTGACCTTGCGGTCCTGCAGGAAGGACACCGCCATGGCCATGGCCAGGTACGTCTTGCCCGTGCCCGCCGGCCCGATGCCGAAGACGATGTCGTTGGCGCGGATGGCGTCCACGTAGCGCTTCTGCGCGATGCTCTTGGGCGCGATCTGCTTGTTGGTGGAGCTCTTGAGCACGGGGCCGAGCATCACGTCCTGCAGGGACTCGACTCCGCCCCGGCCCAGGACCTTGATGGCCTGCTCCACGTCCTCGCGGTAGACCGGTCGGCCGGCCCGGATGATACCCTCGAGGTTCTCCACCAGTTTCACGGTGAAGGCCACGGCATCCGCCGGTCCAGACAGGTGCAGTTCCGTCCCCCGCTGTCCCACACGGACACCGAGGCGGCGCTCCATGAGCTTGAGGTTTTCGTTCTGGTTGCCACACAGCGCCAGGGTCGTCGCGTTGTCACGGACGTCCACCTTGGCGGAGGTGGGGCTGACGGCGGCTTGTGCCTCTACTGTGGCGGGGTTTCGCAATGCGTCCCATCCCTCGGTGCGGGTGTCGCTGAATTCGACCTCACCTCTACGTAACGTCCTCCCGCTCCAGATGTCGCGCGGCGGCGAGCAGCCCGCCTAGCGCAAGGGGGGCAGGAGGATGAACTGCCGGTCCGATGTCCGACGGTAATAATAATCATCCCGCCATGGGTAGCGCAGGTCCTCGTGGTGCAAGAGACCCACTTCCACCAGGGAATCCAGTCGTTCAGGCAGGTTGCCCTTTTCAAGGCGGAACACCTCGAGCGCGGCCTGGATGCGCGCCTGTTGGGCGCGAGACACCAGGCGCTGGGCGGCCGGATCCGCGTACGAGGAGGCCGAGGTGCCCTGGAGGTCCCAGGTGCCCGGGCGCATGCGCGAGGCGAAGAAGCCCAGGGCCGCGATCACCGCGAAGGTCACGGCGGCCCGCGCCACCATGCCGCCCACCCGCAGGACCAGGCCCGCGCCACCGCCCGACGAGGCCGACAGGGACAGGCCCGAGGGAGGGATGGCCCGGATGTATTCCAGGTTGAGCAGGTTCACGAGCGCCTTCCAGGTCTCGAACTCCCCCAGGCAGCTCAGGTCGACCAGCTTGGTCACGTCCCGCCCCGGCCCGAGCAGGCTGAACACCCGGCGCTCGGAGCTGCCGATGGACTGGAACTCGCCCTTGTTCTCGTCCTTCTTCTCCTCGGAGAAGGCGTCATCGAAGGCGGCGTCGAAGTCGTCCTCCTTCGGCTGGGCCTTGGGCGGCGGCAGCTCCTTGATCTTCTCGAAGGTGGTGGCCTCGTTGGTGAGCTTCTTTCGCAGGTGGGGCCACTCGTCCACCATCCGGAAGCCTTCCATGAGGACGCTCTCGGCGCGCAGGGGCGTGAGGTCGTCCGCGTCCACCTGGACGCTCTCCTCCTGCTTGAACTCGTAGTTGCCCGCCTTCCAGGCGAAGAGCCCATAGAGGCTCTCCGTCACCTGCAGGCGCATCATCTGCCGCAGCTTCTCCTGCGTGATGATGTTCATGGAGATGAGCACGTCCCCCAGCCGCTTGAGGGTGCGCTTCTGGATCTCCAGCGCGCTGTCGAGCTGCTGCTGGGTGATGAGCTCGGCGCTCACCAGCATGTTGCCGAGCAGCTGTTTCTTCTGCCGCGTGATGCTCTCGGCCCGGACGATGTTGCCGTCCCGGATGAAGACCTGGACGTCGTGGTCCTTGCTCTTGAGGTAGAGCACGCCCGTCTTCTGCTGCTGCCCGATGAGCTGCAGGATGTCCGCGATGCCGAAGTCCTTGAGGGTTCCCGTCAGGGCCATCGTCGTGCCTGCCTACTCGTTCTGGCGGCGATAGAGGCCGCGCAGGGTCAGGAGGTGAAGGGGGATGAGGAAGAGCAGCACGGGGGCCAGCTTGAACAGGAGCGGTACCTCGCCGTAGGGCGCGCGGAAGACACCGGAGCGCAACAGCACCCCCGCCACCGCGAGCAGGAACAAGAAGGCGTAGAGCGCGCCACGCAGCGCGAACCCGTGGAAGACATGGCCCGCGCCGGACACCAGCGCGCCGAGCACATACGACAGCCGGCTGCCCCAGCGGCGGTTGCGCTCGATCTCGATGTGCTTGCGCGCCCGGACCCGCGCCTCCACCACCACCCGGCGCGAGAAGACGTTGACGCACTGGGCGCACGTCTTGCTGGCCACGCCCAGCTCCTTGTCGCAGCGCCGGCACACCGGACGCCCGCACTTCTCGCACTCGCGCGAGGTCTTCATGGTCTGGGCCGCGAAGCCCAGCCCGAAGGCCCCCAGGGTGCCCAAGAGCGCCAGGCCCCAGGCGACGAAGCCCGTGCGGCCCAGGAGCCGACGCGACAGTTGCTCCTCCACGCGCTGGGCCACGACCGGCTCCTCGATGGAGGGCAGATCCGCCCGCGGCAGCGGCGGCGAGAGCAGCAGGCGGTTCATCAGCAGGCGATCGTCGGGCGGACGGTTCCAGTCGCGCAGCAGCACCGGGTCCAACCGGGCCGCGGTCGCCAGCGCCTCGCTCGCCCGCTGGTTCTGCGCGCTGATCTCCGAGTCCGGCGCCACCGCGGCCCGGCGGCGGTAGACCTCGGCCAGGTTGAAGGGCGGCGCGACCAGGGACGGATCGGCCGACATGGCCTCGATGTAGAGCCGCGCCGCGGAGTCCTCGTCCCCGCTGGCCAGCAGGGCGTTGCCCAGGTTGGTCATCAGCGCGGCATGGCTGGGACGGCTGTTGGCCGCCGCCTTGTAGTGCACCAGCGCCTCCGGCAGCTGTCCGCGCCGCGCCTCGAAGCGCCCGAGCGCGAAGAGCTCGGCGAACCCGGCCTGCTTCTTCTCGTGGCGCTCGCGCACGCGCTCGGCCACGGGCTCCGCGTCGAAGCCCCCGCGCTCCAGCACGTAGATGTCCTCGGCCACCGTGCCCGCGAAGGCGGCGGACTGCGCGAGCCGACCCGCGGCCAGGGGCACCAGCGCCGTCAGCGCGATGAGCACCGCGGCCACCGCCCGCTCCGTGCGCGTCAGATAGAAGGCCACCGAGGCCAGGGCGATGAGCAGCACGGGCACCAGACCCCAGCGCATCGCCAGGGGCGTGCCCAACAGCAGCAGGGCCGCGAGCGCCGTGGACTGCCAGCGCGCCGTCACCCGGGGAAAGAGGTGGTGGAAGTCGTGCAGCAGGTAGCGCACCCGGCGCAGGAAGAGCACGCCCACCACGACCACCGTGGTGGCCATCAGCGCCACCAGGACCGCCGTGCCCAGGTCCGCCAGGGCCGGACGCCGGTAGCGCGGGTCGCGCAGCAGCGCCGTCGCCGCGGCCTTGAGCTCCCGCGTGTAGGCTCCCACGCCCGTGGGGTCGTGCTCGGCGTAGGCCTGGGCGAGCGCCAGACGCACATAGGGCAGGTTGGGCGAGATGATCGCCGCCTCCTCCACGAGCCGCAGCGCGCCCGCTTCGTCATGCCCCTTGCGCCGACCCTCGGCCGCGCGGATGAGCGCCATGCTGAAGGCGTCGATGTCCATGGCGCCCACTTCCTGCTTGAGCGCCACCAGCTCCGCCTGGGCCTTGGTCGCCCCGTCCTTGTCCATCGACTCCACGGCGGTACGCCAGCGCGTCCAGGCCGCGGCCAGGTCCGCGTCGGTGACGCGCGGCGAGAGGATGGGCGCGGGCGGCGGCCGGACCACGGGCGGCGGCGCGGCGGGCACCACCGCCGGCTCGGGCACGGGCTCGCCCTTGGCGTTCTTGCCGCCCTTGGCCTCGGCCGGGGACACGTCACCCTTGGCGCCCTTGGCACCCTTGGCGTTCTTGCCCTTGGCCGTGGCGGAGTCGTCCTGCTCCTCGTCCCCGGAGTCGTCGGACTCCGGATCGTCGGGCATGGCCATCTCCTCCGGGTCCAGCATGGAGGGATCGTGGAAGTGCTGCGCATGGGCCTGGCGCGCGGGCAGTCCCGACAGCAGGCAGAGCAACAGCGGAAGGCAGCGCAAGAAGGGGGGGCGCGACATTCGAGGTCCCGAGCATAGGCGACGGGTCCGTCTCACGGAAGTTGTCGTCCCCCACTCCGGAGGTTCCCGTGTTAACAGCAACCTGCTCGCCCGGAGAGGGGACATATGGGTTCAGCAGGACCGCAATTGGACAGGCTCGCGGAAATCATGGCCCGCCTGCGCGCCCAGGATGGCTGTCCGTGGGACCGGGAGCAGGACCTGCGCTCCATCCGCCCTTATCTCACCGAGGAGGCCTTCGAGGTCCTGGAGGAGATGGACCGGGTGGCCGAGGGCGGCCCCTGGGCGCCCCTGTGCGAGGAGCTGGGGGATCTGCTCTTCCAGATCGTCTTCCACGCCCGGCTCGCCGAGGAACTGGGGGAGTTCACCCTGGCGGACGTATGTGCGTCCATCAGCGACAAACTCACCCACCGCCACCCCCACGTGTTCGGGGAGAAGCGCGAGGACGGCACCCCCCAGCCGCTGGCCAACTGGGCGAAGCTCAAGGCCGCCGAGCGCAAGAAGAAGACGGGCCGGGAGGGCTCGGTGCTCGACGGGGTGCCCGCGGGCGCGCCGGCGCTCTTGCGCGCCGAGCGGCTGGTGGAGAAGGCGAGCCGGCTCGGCTTCGACTGGCCGGATCTGGCGCACGTGCGCGCCAAGCTCACCGAGGAGTTGGGAGAGCTCGACGAGGCCATCGCCTCGGGGGACCGCGACGCCCTGGAGCACGAGCTGGGCGATGTCCTCCTGGCCCTGGCCAACGTCGCGCGCTTCCTGAAGACCCCGGCCGAGGACGCGCTGCGCATGGCCCTGCGCCGCTTCACCACCCGCTTCCAGCACCTCGAGTCGGCCCTGCGCGCCGAGGGCGTCGCGCTCGGCGAGGGCAGCCTGGAGCAGATGATGCGGCACTGGGGGGAGGCCAAGGCGGTGGAGAAGGCCCTCCCCCCGCCCACCCGGGTGCCCCGCGCCCCCCTCGTCGCCCTGCGACTGCCCGTGGAAGCGCTCGCCCCCCAGCGGGCCTTCTGGGATCAGGTGGCGCCCCTGCTCGGTTGGAGCGCCGGGCGGGCGTCGGCACGGGAGGCCGTCTATGGGGACGGGCTGTACCGGATCACCTTCGTGCCCGGGTCCGCCGCCCCCTCCCCCACCCGGCTGACCTTCGAGGCCCCCTCGGGAGCGGCCGTGCGCCGCCTACGGACCCTGCTAGAGGCCGCCTCCCCGGGATGTGTGCGAGAAGGCGACCTTGGCGCGGAGACGATCATGTTTCGTGATCCCGCCGGGCTGGAGTGGGAGTATGCCGTTCCCGAACCCTGAGGAAGGGCTTCCCCGCTTCCGGATCACGCAAGTCTTGACGCTCCGGTAGGGGACGAAGTAGGTACGCCCCCTCTTTCCACAGAAGTACGCTGGAGATCACCTTGGCCAACACCAAGTCTGCAGAGAAGCGTAACCGCCAGGCGCAGAAGCGCCGCGCCCGCAACATCAACGTGCGCACCACGGTGAAGGACGCCGTGAAGACCCTGCGCGACACCCTCACCACCGACACGGCCAAGGCGCCGGAGGCCTTCAAGGCCGCCGCCAGCCGCCTGAACAAGGCCGCCAGCAAGGGCGTGGTCCACAAGCGCGCCGCTTCCCGCCGCATCTCGCGCCTGGCCAAGGCCGTCAACCGCGCCAAGGCCGCCGCCACCGCGAAGTAGTCCTCGCGGGCTTCACCAGTCGCTGGCCAACCGGTCATATCCCTCGCGCATCAACGTCTCGGCGAGACGGTGGAGCGCGGCCTGACGGTTGGCCTCGGCTTCCAGGATGTCGCCGGACACGCTCGCCGTGCCCGGCAGGAAGTCCTCGTTGCCGGTGACCACCGTCTCCGACAGCACCCCGCCGTCCTTGCGCAGGCGCAGCACCACCGTCGCCGAAGCGCGGTAGCTGGCGAGCCGAGGCTCCGCCACCCGCGTGTTTCCGTCGTACACGGGATCCGTGACGATGGTCGGCGCGCTGCCCACCCCCGCCACCACCCCCTCGATCGTCGCGTCGCACGCGCCCTCGGCGCCCAGCACGCCCGCGCGCACCAGCTCCAGGCGGAGCACGCGGGTGAAGAGCGCCTCCAGGCCCGGCTCGGGCGTGTCGTTGCGGAAGATCGGCGCACACACCGAGCGCACGCCCTCGGGCAGCCCCGCGCTCCGAGGGGTGAAGCGGTAGCCGCAGCCCATGCCCGAGAGCACCCCCAGGCACCCCACCCACAACCACCTCACCACGCGCGCGCGGAACATGCCGAGCACACTAGCGGCGGGGTCCTCCGGGTCAAGCCCGAGCAGGAGGGCGCCCGGCGCGGGCACGCCCTCCGCTCACGCGGCTCAGCCGACGACGAAGTTCACCAGGCGCTTGGGCACGAAGACGAACTTGCGCAGCGTCTTGCCCGCCAGCGCGGCCTTCACCCGCTCGTCCGCCTCGGCCGCGGCGCGCACGTCCGCCTCGCCCGCGTCCGCCGCCACGCGCACCTCGGCGCGCAGCTTGCCGTTGACCTGCACCGCGTAGGGGATGACGTCATCCACCACCAGCGCCGGATCGAACTCCAGCCAGCCCTGGTTGACGACGAAGTCCTTGGCGCCGTAGGCCTCGGCGATCTCGTCCGCCAGGTGGGGGGTGAAGGGCGTGAGCACCACGGTGAGCACCTTCACGGCCTCGGCCATGGCGGCCTTCTCCGCGACCGACTCCGGCGTGCCCAGCGCGTAGAGCGCGTTCACGTACTCCATGCACCCGGCGATGGCGGTGTTGAAGGACAGCCGGTCGATGGCCTCCCCCACCCGCTTGAGGCACTTGTGCGCCGCGCGGCGGATCTCCAGCGCCTTGCCCTCGAAGGCGCCCTCGTGCGTCGTGCCCGCCGTGCCCTGGTGCTGCTGGGCGAGCACCCACACCCGCTTGAGGAAGCGGAAGGCGCCCTCCACCTGGTCATCCGACCAGTCGAAGTCGCGCTCGGGCGGGCCGGCGAACATCACGTAGGCGCGCGCCGTGTCCGCGCCGTACTTCTGCACGATGGACGAGGGGGCCACCACGTTGCCCCAGCGCTTGGACATCTTGCGCCCGTCGGGCCCGTTGACGATGCCCTGGGTGACCAGGCGCGTGACGGGCTCGTCCACCGGGGACAGGCCCAGGAGCTTCATCACCCGCGTCCAGAAGCGGAAGTAGAGCAGGTGCATCACCGCGTGCTCGGGGCCGCCCACGTACACGTCCACCGGCAGCCAGCGC includes:
- a CDS encoding PhoH family protein, which encodes MRNPATVEAQAAVSPTSAKVDVRDNATTLALCGNQNENLKLMERRLGVRVGQRGTELHLSGPADAVAFTVKLVENLEGIIRAGRPVYREDVEQAIKVLGRGGVESLQDVMLGPVLKSSTNKQIAPKSIAQKRYVDAIRANDIVFGIGPAGTGKTYLAMAMAVSFLQDRKVKRIVLARPAVEAGEKLGFLPGDLAEKVNPYLRPLYDALHDMMPVERANQFIEQGVVEVAPLAFMRGRTLNDSFVILDEAQNTTVEQMKMFLTRLGYNSKAVITGDVTQVDLPSGKTSGLHHARSILRNIEGITISEFSDVDVVRHPLVQEVIRAYDRFDAAQQAAKALKAAEASAPPEASEESPIAD
- a CDS encoding DUF4388 domain-containing protein, producing the protein MALTGTLKDFGIADILQLIGQQQKTGVLYLKSKDHDVQVFIRDGNIVRAESITRQKKQLLGNMLVSAELITQQQLDSALEIQKRTLKRLGDVLISMNIITQEKLRQMMRLQVTESLYGLFAWKAGNYEFKQEESVQVDADDLTPLRAESVLMEGFRMVDEWPHLRKKLTNEATTFEKIKELPPPKAQPKEDDFDAAFDDAFSEEKKDENKGEFQSIGSSERRVFSLLGPGRDVTKLVDLSCLGEFETWKALVNLLNLEYIRAIPPSGLSLSASSGGGAGLVLRVGGMVARAAVTFAVIAALGFFASRMRPGTWDLQGTSASSYADPAAQRLVSRAQQARIQAALEVFRLEKGNLPERLDSLVEVGLLHHEDLRYPWRDDYYYRRTSDRQFILLPPLR
- the mazG gene encoding nucleoside triphosphate pyrophosphohydrolase, coding for MGSAGPQLDRLAEIMARLRAQDGCPWDREQDLRSIRPYLTEEAFEVLEEMDRVAEGGPWAPLCEELGDLLFQIVFHARLAEELGEFTLADVCASISDKLTHRHPHVFGEKREDGTPQPLANWAKLKAAERKKKTGREGSVLDGVPAGAPALLRAERLVEKASRLGFDWPDLAHVRAKLTEELGELDEAIASGDRDALEHELGDVLLALANVARFLKTPAEDALRMALRRFTTRFQHLESALRAEGVALGEGSLEQMMRHWGEAKAVEKALPPPTRVPRAPLVALRLPVEALAPQRAFWDQVAPLLGWSAGRASAREAVYGDGLYRITFVPGSAAPSPTRLTFEAPSGAAVRRLRTLLEAASPGCVREGDLGAETIMFRDPAGLEWEYAVPEP
- the rpsT gene encoding 30S ribosomal protein S20; translated protein: MANTKSAEKRNRQAQKRRARNINVRTTVKDAVKTLRDTLTTDTAKAPEAFKAAASRLNKAASKGVVHKRAASRRISRLAKAVNRAKAAATAK
- the lptE gene encoding LPS assembly lipoprotein LptE, translating into MFRARVVRWLWVGCLGVLSGMGCGYRFTPRSAGLPEGVRSVCAPIFRNDTPEPGLEALFTRVLRLELVRAGVLGAEGACDATIEGVVAGVGSAPTIVTDPVYDGNTRVAEPRLASYRASATVVLRLRKDGGVLSETVVTGNEDFLPGTASVSGDILEAEANRQAALHRLAETLMREGYDRLASDW